Below is a genomic region from Bacillus anthracis str. Vollum.
ATTCTGGTGCTATTTGTTTAGATTTTAGAACATTTTCAATTTCATTATAGGCTTGGATTCCACGAAATATTGATATTTTACGCTTTTTTTCCTGAGAAAAAATATGATTTGCTGAATTGTAATAGTCTGACAAATATCCTGCAATTTTTTTCACGCTTTCTTTTTTTGCAAATTCGTCTTTGTCGCCACTATCTTTATAAACTCCTACATTTGAAGATCTTCTGATACTGGATAAGTTTTTTATAAACTCTGCTGACGTAGGGATGGTATTTATTTTGGCTTTTGTAATCGGATCAGTCCACTCAATATAAGCTTTATTACCAGGAGCTATTTTATTATAAGAACGGTTAAAATAATATAAATAATCTTTTCCCGTAATGTTTTTTTCTATAAATCTACCTGTCATCTCCCAATTTTTAGTTAATATAAATTCACCTTCTGGATTAATTATAAAAATTTCGTTATCTTTTTCAGGAAACTCTTCATTATCTTGCTCTGTGCCATGGTTAACCACATCCCCCCCTGTATATCCTGTATATTTGACTGCTTCATTCAAACGATCAAGCATTTGTTTTTGCCAATTTGATAAAGTTCCCTTAGTTGAATCCGGTTTCCTCTCAATTCCATATTTAATCAATAAATTAGTAACACCTTTTTGCTTTTCTAATGAATTTGGGGTGTTAACTACTTTATCCCATTCTTTTTGTGGTATTTGTTTTTTTATTTCTGTTAAACTTGGGGCAAGTGCAAATAAATCATAGTCAGCTGTTAACGGCTTCAAGACCCCTTCTACATTTTTAGCCATCACTTCTATATTTCTCCAATTGAATTTTTCCCCTAAAACAGTAATTTTACCTTCTTTTGTCTTGTATTGTACTTCGTTGTTTTCATCGCTAATTCTAAATTCATATACCTGATTATTCGATTCTAACAAATAATATTTTTTACCATTATCAATTTCTTTTTTACCCTTCAAAATTATCCCATTTTCCTTTAACTCTTCTATTCTTAAATGGTCTAACTTTAATGGTATTTTACCTATTTCACCTTCATGCTCTGTAATTGATTTTTTATTTTCTAAATTTCCTTTCTCGACAGCTAATTGTTGACCATGCTTCTTAGATAAATCTTGATCAAATGGTATGTATCCAGCTACAGGGCCCCAATCCGAACTCTTTCCATGAACATTCAATCCCTTTGTAGCCACACCACTTTTAATAAGGTTTGTAGCTAACTTATTAACAGGCCTAAAAAGAATATATGTATTTAATTCTCTAGCAATTTTTTTAAAAGCATCTGCATGTTCTGGTACTAAACCTGAAGCTTTAAGTGCTTTTTCTCCTTTCAGCACATCAATCCTATCTTTTTCCACACCTTCTTTCTTCAAACTTTCACTTATTTTCTCAAATCCCCCTTTTTCTAACTTATTCATATACTCAAACATGTCGGGGGCATATAACTCTAATACCGTTCTATGGTCAGGTGCAAAATAATAAGAAAACGCTAAAGAAAACGCATGCTGAAATTCAGTTAAATTTTCTTTTATAAAATTTATATCTATACTTTTATTATTCAATTCTAGCTTCTCTTTAAATTTTTGACTAAATAAAAGGTCGCTACTATCACTATCATCACTTAAACTCTTAATTAAATTTAAAAACTCTGGATCTAGAGATTTATCCTTACTTATAATATCAAGAGAAATCCCCTTTCCAATTTCATAATATACTTCTTTACTTTGTTCACTATTAATTGCATAATCTTTGATATTTATAATTAATTTAGGTGTTTCCCTTTTCTTTTCAAATACAAAACGGGATGCAAACGGAACTTTTTCACCTCTACTATTCATACTATTTTTCTCTTCTTCACTTAAATCTTGTAACTCCTTATGTTCTACTAAATCTATATCTGTAAAATAGATTTCTCCTCCTAATTCACTATAAATTTCAAGTACATCCTTAGGTATCTTTTTTAATAAGTCTTGTGTCTGCTGTATTTTATCTAAAGTTTCATTGGTAAATTCTGTTTTAACTAAGTTATTAATACTGTCTTTAAATTTTTCTTTTTCAGTTTTATTTTTTTCAGTTTTATGGTTTCTTTTAATATCACTCTCAGTGTAATGTTCATTCATAGCATTTACTTCTATAGCCTGTGAGGAGGATATAGCAAATAGTAATACTGAAAAGGATATAATACTAAACTTATTAGGTATAAATTTATTTCTAGTCATTCTTAAACCTCCTTTGGTTCTTGATATTTAGATATTCATCTCAAGTCTGAGCAAATCCTTGTTTTTTATTTTAAACTAATTTAGAAATCACATTTACGGTTTTATGGATTTTCATCCTGTTAATAAAACTAAAAATCTCTTTATTCTACATGTTAAATTACAATTTTATTTACAAATATAATCTTATTTAAATTAATTATAACTCTTGGCACACAGCTACAATTCATATTTAAATATATTTAGAAATACAAACATTAGAAAAAACAGCTAGGCATTTAAAGTAAAAAAAGAGATTCTAAGTTGATAAAGTTCAGCTGTTCATTTTTACACTGATTTCGTTTATTTAGTAAAAAAACGGTACAGTGACATGGATTAGGTTGTTTATTTCTATATGTGTATTTCTAAGTCCGATTTTGAATTCAGCAGGTTAGCGCAAACGTCTCATAATTGGTCAGTCGTAACTTCAAGGACTATAAGGTCAATAGAAAGCATCTATTACGATATAAGTGCTTGGACTTTTTAATTCAGTATATAAAAAAGTAACCCACCTCTGAAGTGAGTCCATAAAGAGAAATATATTATTTGATTAGGTATCTTCTTCGTCATGAATCCGATATTGTACTGGACTCATGACTTTTTGTTTCTATTAATTCTTGTATGATTGTAGTACGCTGTGTATTTTACTAGTTCGTACTTAAAATATTCTATATTCTTAAATTCATTTCGGTTTAAAAATTTAAACTTCATGATTCCATTGGAATTTTCAATCGCTGCATTATCGTAATAGTTTCCTTTACAGGAACATAATTTGTGTAACACCATGCTATGTGAGAAAACGACAATATTGTTTCATTTGCTAGTGCTCTCTAAATGCCGTCTGACTATTTGTAATTTACAATTCTAAAAATTTTAATCAAAAAGCGTACTTCCAATCCAATTTGAGCCTTCCTTAGGAAAAATATAATTTCACAAATAACAAAATGAATTAAAATAAATTACAAAATTCAAATATACTAACATAACTCGTTCATTATTTATATATTATGTTTTTCAGTGTGTTTAAATTAGTAACATAGCCCCTTCAAACTTAACAATTAAACTTGATATTTTTTCATAAAAAAAATAAAAAACATCGCTAGCTGTACTATATGTGACCTTTATAGATCGTTCTTCCAATAACTTCTCAAAAAATATGGATACAAAGAGTAAATTACTAGAAGTTCCAACTTCGTAAACACTATACAGTTACAATGGAACATCTATTTCCTTAAAGGTTCAAATATTGACAATTAAGAAAGGACTTTAAAATATGAAGAAAAAACATATCGTAACAACCACCGCACTTTCATTCGGCTTAATTGCTTTAGGAGGGGTAGGGACAACCTTTGCTGCTGCAGATATTCTGCGAAACCTAGCGCAATAGAAACTGCCACTCAAGCTTTTTCCACTAAAACAATTGGAGAAGCTGCCGGGCAATTGATCTTTACGCAAGATGGGAATTCTCTCAGAGTAGAAAGTAAAAACAACGGAAAATCTGTAAGTAACAAAAGACATGCTTGGTCTGTACGTGTGGATGGGAAAGAAATCTATTCCTTCCATGAATCAACGAAGGTAGAACAGGTTGTTGATGCCTTTAACAAACTACCGAAGGTAAAGAAACAAGGAAAACAATTTGAAGTCGTTCAAAAATCGCATGAAATTCATAGGCTCGGGAGTAAAGACGGACAACTAACCTTTTTTAAAGTAGGTAGTGTATTTAGCATGTATGCACAAAAACCTGATAAAAGCATTAGTACGAAAGATAAAAACTGGGCCGTACTAGTTGACGGCGTAATAAAACATACGTTTTCTAAAAAAACAGTTCGAGATGTGAAGGCCTCTATTGACAAGTTAAAGTTACGAGGACAACGTTTTGAATTACAGTTATGAGAACAAAAAATCTTCAGAACCTTTACACAAAACTGGGATAATAAATCTCACCAACATCTAACACATACGAGTAGTGCTACAGCTAACACTGCAAACTTCAATCAACAAACCAAGACAGCAGTAATTGAGATGAGTTTGAATCTAGGGGGCTATGTAGATAATTATAAAACATTTGACAAACCAAAACGCTATATTGAAATTGAGTTACCACATGGGGTGACCTTTGTCGGGAAACCGAATACTTTACCGAAAGAAAGACTGAATATCCAACTCTATACAAAAGGAGTTGTTTGGCCTACGCATGAGGCGTATGTGAAGGATATAATAGATATGAGAAAGGATTCAAACGTAGGACGTATCCCTTTAAGTAAGGGGGTAATCAATTACTATTATATTCATGCTTATATCAGTAATATTAAGGTAAACGTAGATACAAATGTATATAAAGATGACTACGTAAAATTTAAAGCGGGTGGAAATACACTCACCTACCTTCATTTCATATAATTTAAGATGTTAAATAAAAATAAGACTGCCAATGACAGTCCTGAAATTATATAGATATATGTACTTTTTGGGAGTTTTAGATTCACAATTATAAGGTTTAAACAACTCTATCACTTCTGTACGAACAGTATAGTTGTATGGATTCTTTCTAAGCTTACCATTCACATAATGGCTTTATTCATTGATTCAATCTTTATTCCAAGTGTTGTAATACGTTCGTACTCCTTAATTATTATCTATATTAAAAAACGTCAAAGTAATAGATCCATATAAAATTATCATAGTAAATCTAATATTATTTTCCCTTTGGTATAGTCAAAAAAAAATTTACACTCCCAAAGGTGCTATGATTAATTTATAGATATCAATATCAAAATAGAATCTATGCAGTTTCCCTCTTATGCACACAACCCAAATAAAGACACTTATATAAGTGTCTTTATTTGGGGTTTTAATTTCCAGAAAATGGTTTATTATCAGCTATAACCCCTTAATTATTCTAAATACACATTTAAAATAGATAATAATAACATATATCTAACCTGTAAAATGTTTCTTTTTTTCTTTTTCATAGTTAAAAATAAAAATTTTATACTTTTTACTTAAGTTATAATAAGATTGAGAATAAAAATTGAATACCTAAATTCCAAAACGATTTCCCTTAATCATTCAAAAGCACAGTATAAAAGAGACAGGACTGACAGTCCTGTCTCTTTTATAGCAAATATATTCTTATAGTGGTAGAAATGATTCCTTTTTGTAAGCTATCAGATAAAAATTCTATATAAAAACTTAGACCTAAACTAATAAACGAGGTGATTTCATGAAAATTTCATATGATATTTCAACAACTAATTTATTAGATTACTATAAAAATACTGAGGATCATATAGGGATTTCAAGAAATGAAGATAGACTTATTGAAAAAGATTTTAAAAATAGAGAAACTCAAAATGATGATTGGATCCTTAATAGAGCCTATCAATTAGCTGAGAGATATGAGCTCAAAGAAATTGTAATTTTCCAAAAAAATAACGACATTAAAAATTTAATACTTGACCCTATGTGTGATAAAACAAATTTAAATTATTTTGGTTACTGTATAAAATGTACTATTGATGAAAAAAATAAAAATTTAACATTGAATTATCTAACACACGGACATCTTTTTAAAGATTGGCCTTTTTCTATATCTGGATTTAAATTTCCAAATGTTGGAGAATACCTAAAGACTCTAGAAACAAAAAAATATAAAGAATACGAAGAGATTTTCCAATAAAACAATTCCAATAGGTCATATCTACCATTTACACATAAAACCAAAAATAAACAAACTAAATCTGAATAATAAAAGAGTTGAGGAGAATTAATTATAATGATTTTATTAGAATTAATACAAGGCAAGGAAAAGCATACAATAGGACTCTTCAATAATGAAGAGTGTATAAAAAAATTTATAGATAAAATCCCATTCGTTACCAAAACGAGCTATACAATAGATAATCACAACTACACAGAGTATGTTCTTCTCTATTCTCAAATCCCTGAATATTACGAAGTGAATTATAAAGAATTTATATTTATTTTGAGCAAATATATGTTTTCTAGAAATGAGAAAATATATATTTCTTGGAATTTTATTCATTATTGGGACGAAAAGTGGAATTTAAATAAAAAAAAACATTTTAGTTGAAGGAGACACTAAAATAGATGCATATTTAATACCAAATAAAATGGTTAAGCAATATATTGAAGATCGTGAGAAATTAGCTTTAGAAATCCAAAAATATTATAATTCATTAGGACTGAAA
It encodes:
- the cya gene encoding anthrax toxin edema factor, encoding MTRNKFIPNKFSIISFSVLLFAISSSQAIEVNAMNEHYTESDIKRNHKTEKNKTEKEKFKDSINNLVKTEFTNETLDKIQQTQDLLKKIPKDVLEIYSELGGEIYFTDIDLVEHKELQDLSEEEKNSMNSRGEKVPFASRFVFEKKRETPKLIINIKDYAINSEQSKEVYYEIGKGISLDIISKDKSLDPEFLNLIKSLSDDSDSSDLLFSQKFKEKLELNNKSIDINFIKENLTEFQHAFSLAFSYYFAPDHRTVLELYAPDMFEYMNKLEKGGFEKISESLKKEGVEKDRIDVLKGEKALKASGLVPEHADAFKKIARELNTYILFRPVNKLATNLIKSGVATKGLNVHGKSSDWGPVAGYIPFDQDLSKKHGQQLAVEKGNLENKKSITEHEGEIGKIPLKLDHLRIEELKENGIILKGKKEIDNGKKYYLLESNNQVYEFRISDENNEVQYKTKEGKITVLGEKFNWRNIEVMAKNVEGVLKPLTADYDLFALAPSLTEIKKQIPQKEWDKVVNTPNSLEKQKGVTNLLIKYGIERKPDSTKGTLSNWQKQMLDRLNEAVKYTGYTGGDVVNHGTEQDNEEFPEKDNEIFIINPEGEFILTKNWEMTGRFIEKNITGKDYLYYFNRSYNKIAPGNKAYIEWTDPITKAKINTIPTSAEFIKNLSSIRRSSNVGVYKDSGDKDEFAKKESVKKIAGYLSDYYNSANHIFSQEKKRKISIFRGIQAYNEIENVLKSKQIAPEYKNYFQYLKERITNQVQLLLTHQKSNIEFKLLYKQLNFTENETDNFEVFQKIIDEK